Below is a window of Armatimonadota bacterium DNA.
GATCTTCAGGATCGTTTCCAGGACGGCGTCCCGGGCCTTGTCGATCTCAGGAAGCGACGGCTCGGACGCGAGCCAAAGGTGTACGACGGGCCGCACGCGCGTCATGTTCACCGAGGAATCACGCTTCATGACTTCGGCCGCGACCGCTTTGGGGTCACGGTCGCCGAGCGGCTTTCCGGAAACCCTGGCGATGGCGACGGAAGCCGGCATGGGCGTCAGGCTCATGTCCGAAATCCGGGAAGCCGCGACCAGGAACCTGTCCCGTTCCGGACTCGAACTTCGGCTCGGGGTCTGGACGCCGTCGGTCGGTGCCGCACCGAGAAGATCGAGGGTCGGCGACTCCATAACGGACTTGCCCATCGTCGTCGCCGTTCTGGGGATCATGTTTCCGAGCGACTTGTGGTAAGCGACGACCGACGCGTCGTCCGCTCTTGCCAAGTCCCTGATCGAGGCTCTGACCATGGGGAAGAAGTCGTCGGACGTGTAGACGCCCGGGTAGGCGTCAAGGACTTTCCCGTCGGGGTTGACCAGATACATTACGGCGTTGCCTCGCACGGTCCGGCGGATCTTCTTGCCGTCGCCCAGGTCGATCTCGATCTTCGGCACGGCGCGTACCATTTCCCAGGCGGGGACGACCTCCGTCGTGACCAGCTTCTTGAACTCCGGATCCTTGAACAAAGTCGCACGAAGGGTCCTGGCGTTGGCGCACGCCATCTCCTCGTCGATGCGTCCGAACATGCTGAGCAGGAGAACGGGCTTGCCCTGTCGCTTCGCCTCTGCCAGAGCGTCCTTCAGCGAGTTCCTCCACGAAATCCCGTTAACGTGAGTGGCCGAAGACGAGCCGCGGGCCCAGGCGACCCCGACCGCAGTGGCCAGGCCGCAAACGGCTACGGTTCCGATGATGGCTTTTCGAGTCATGACGTCTTCTCTCTTGCGCACTAACGTTCCAACACGTTTCCGGTTACGCCGGTTTCAAAAGTGAAGACGTTTCAGCCGAAGCGAGTTGGCGATCACGGTGACGGAACTGAAGCTCATCGCTAAGGCCGCAAGCATGGGGCTGAGAAGGACGCCGGTCCAGGGATAAAGGACTCCTGCGGCTACTGGAATGCCGAGAACGTTGTAGGCGAAGGCGAAGAAGAGGTTTTGACGGATCGCCCTCATCGTCGCCGTGCTGAGGCGACGTGCAGTGGCGAGGGCACGCAGGTCACCTTTGACCAGGGTCACGCCGGCGCTTTGAATGGCGATTTGCGAGCCCGTCCCCATGGCGATCCCGACTTCGGCCTGGGCCAGGGCCGGCGCGTCGTTGATGCCGTCCCCCGCCATCGCCACCTTCCTCCCTTCCCTTTGCCACGCCGAAACGGCGTCTGCCTTTTCAAGCGGGGAGACCTCGGAGCGGATCTCCTCGATCCCGACCAATGAGGCGACGGCCGCTGCCGTCACCGCGTTGTCGCCCGTCAGCATGACGGGCCTCAGTCCTTCCGACCGGAGCTGCCGGACCGAGTCGGCTGCATCGGTCCGAACGGGATCGGACAGGCCTAAGGCCCCCAAGAGCCGGGCCCCCTTGGCGACGTACACGACGGTCCCTGCACGACGGCTCCAAGTATCGACGGTCGAAGCGACCGGAGCCGTTTCAATCCCGTCGTCCTGCAAGAAGGCCGCGTTCCCCACCAAGACCCGTTCCGAACCGACCAGGCCCTTTACACCCCGCCCCGGCACGGCTTCGAAAGCCTCCACCTGAGACAACGGAAGGCCCCTGTCCGCAGCGGCCCGCAAGACGGCTTGGGCGAGCGGGTGCTCGCTCAGCGCTTCAAGCGCAGCCGCCGTTGCGACGACCTCGTCCGGAGAGGACGCCGGAACGGAAGCGACGTCGGTGACGTCCGGCCGACCCTGGGTGAGCGTCCCCGTCTTATCGATCCCCAGCGTGTCGACACGGCTAAGGGCTTCGAGCGCCTCGGCGTTCCGGATCAGGACGCCGTTTTGGGCTCCTTTTCCGAGCCCCACGGTCACCGCCATGGGAGTGGCGAGCCCAAGGGCGCACGGGCACGCGATCATCAGGACCGAGACGGCGTTGATCACCGCATAAGCAAGAGACGGCGGCGGTCCGAACAACGCCCAGACGACGAACGTGACCACCGCTGCCGCTACGACGGTCGGCACGAAGTACGCGGCGACCGTGTCCGCCAGCTTTTGGACCGGAGCCTTCGTCCTTTGCGCTTCTTGGACGGTCTTGACGATCTGAGAAAGGAGCGTCGACGCTCCGACCTTCTCCGCCTTCATGACGAACGACCCCGTCTGGTTGACGGTGCCGCCGATCACCGACGTCCCGGCCTCCTTTTGCACGGGCAACGGCTCACCGGTGACCATCGACTCGTCGACCGAACTTCGGCCTTCGGTCACCGTGCCGTCTGTGGGGACGGCTTCGCCCGGCTTGACCCGGAGCAGGTCGCCGACTTGGACGCGAGAGAGGGGCACTTCCTCGTCATGACACCCGTGGACGACTGTCGCGGTCTTAGGGGCCAGATCGAGCAGTCCCCGAATGGCGCCTCCTGTCGCGTGCCGCGCCCGAAGTTCTAGGACTTGTCCGAGCAGCACTAGGGCCACAATGGTCGCCGAAACCTCGAAGTAGACGGCGACTTGGCCGTCGTGCCCACGGAATCCGGCCGGGAACATGGAAGGGGCCAGTGTCGCGACGACGCTGTAAAGCCAGGCCACCCCCGTACCGACGGCGATCAACGTGAACATGTTGAGCCTCCTGTTCACGACAGAAGCCCAG
It encodes the following:
- a CDS encoding heavy metal translocating P-type ATPase, which translates into the protein MDVRLEDAAGTVEQDGETYAFCSKSCLERFQAAPRSYVRPLGTFLDPVCGMDVTPEEAAGSVEHGGETYYFCGQSCLERFSADPDKFLDTSRSQHEDADPDALYTCPMDPEIVQVGPGVCPVCGMALEPMDGGGAMSDDPELASMSRRLLVAALLSVPLLVLAMVPHLTGRHWPQPLSSVQNLVELLLSSPVVLWGGRPFFQRGWASVVNRRLNMFTLIAVGTGVAWLYSVVATLAPSMFPAGFRGHDGQVAVYFEVSATIVALVLLGQVLELRARHATGGAIRGLLDLAPKTATVVHGCHDEEVPLSRVQVGDLLRVKPGEAVPTDGTVTEGRSSVDESMVTGEPLPVQKEAGTSVIGGTVNQTGSFVMKAEKVGASTLLSQIVKTVQEAQRTKAPVQKLADTVAAYFVPTVVAAAVVTFVVWALFGPPPSLAYAVINAVSVLMIACPCALGLATPMAVTVGLGKGAQNGVLIRNAEALEALSRVDTLGIDKTGTLTQGRPDVTDVASVPASSPDEVVATAAALEALSEHPLAQAVLRAAADRGLPLSQVEAFEAVPGRGVKGLVGSERVLVGNAAFLQDDGIETAPVASTVDTWSRRAGTVVYVAKGARLLGALGLSDPVRTDAADSVRQLRSEGLRPVMLTGDNAVTAAAVASLVGIEEIRSEVSPLEKADAVSAWQREGRKVAMAGDGINDAPALAQAEVGIAMGTGSQIAIQSAGVTLVKGDLRALATARRLSTATMRAIRQNLFFAFAYNVLGIPVAAGVLYPWTGVLLSPMLAALAMSFSSVTVIANSLRLKRLHF